The sequence AGGGAACCCTGCGCACCACCGGGGAGCGGTACGAACAGATCGCCATGACACTCGGGGCGCGACCGTCGACCACGTTGTGGCGGGTGTCGCTGCCGCTGGTGCTGCCGGGACTCGTGTCGGCAGCGATCCTGGCCTTCGCCCGCTCGCTCGGCGAGTTCGGCGCCACCATCACCTTCGCGGGAAGTCTGCAGGGCGTCACCCGTACCCTGCCGCTGGAGATCTATCTGCAGCGCGAGACCGACCCGGATGCCGCAGTAGCGCTGTCGCTGCTGCTGGTCGTGATCGCCATCGCTGTGATCGGCCTCGTCCGCGGTTGGCAGGGCCGGCGTGGCGGTGCGTTGTGAGTGGCGGTGCGTTGTGAGTGGCGGTGCCCTGTGAGCGGTGATGCAGTGTGAGCGGCGGTACGCGAGACACGCCGATCGGCCTGCAGGTCGAGTTGGAGTCCGATGAACGCGATGTCCGGGTCGGCCTGGAGGTCGCCGCCGGTGAACGGGTGGCGCTGCTCGGGCCGAACGGTTCGGGCAAGTCCACGGTGTTGAACACGATCGCCGGTCTGATCCGCCCTGACCGGGGCCGCGCCAGTCTGGGGGAGAAGGTCCTGTTCGATCTTGGCGGCACAGCCCATGATCGACAGGCGTCTCGTCGGGTATGGCGCCCGCCGTACGCCCGGGGTACGTCACTGCTCGCCCAGGAGGCACTCCTCTTCCCGCACCTGTCGGTGATCGACAATGTGGGATTCGGGCCGCGCAGCACAGGAGCAGGACGTTCCGAGGCCAGGGCCACGGCCCGTCAATGGTTGGACCGGGTCGGTGCCGCTGAGCTGGCCGACCGGCGCCCCGATCAGGTGTCCGGCGGTCAGGCGCAGCGCGTGGCGATCGCCCGTGCCCTGGCAGCACAACCGGACCTGCTGTTGCTGGACGAGCCGCTGGCGGCCCTGGACGTCGCGGTGGCCGTCGAGGTCCGGCAACTGCTCAGCCGGGTCCTCGCCACCCAGACGACAGTGCTGGTCACCCACGAGGTGCTGGATGCGCTGTTGCTGGCCGACCGGGTGGTGGTACTCGAACAGGGTCGGGTCGTCGAGTCCGGTACGACCGCCGAAGTGCTCACCCGGCCCCGCAGCCGCTTCGGCGCGCAGTTCGCGGGATTGAACTTCGCCACCGGCGTCTTTGACGACGGAGCACTGCGGACCGCCGAGGGAGTGCGACTGTGGGGGACCGGTTCACCCGTACCGGCGCAGTCACAGCGTGCGGTCGCGGTCTTTCGGCCGAGTGCGGTGATCGTCTCCGCGAGCGTGCCCACCGATTCCAGTCCCCGCAATGCGCATCCGGCCACGATCACCGAACTCGAACCGATGGGAGACCTGCTGCGGGTGCACACCGACCGTTTCGCGGCCGATCTGACCGCGGCGGCGGTCGCCGAACTCGGGCTGCGGCCCGGGTCCGAGGTGATCTTGTCGGTGAAAGCCTCCGAGGTCGCGATCTATTCGGCCTGACGCCGATGTTTCGATCGCGTCACAAAAGCACCGATTCCGCCTGCGGTCAGCAGCCACCCCTGATTATCGTTCAAGTGAACGATTAAGGAGGAAGGACATGGTGCCGACGATCAGCCGACGCCAGGCCCTGACCGGCCTGCTCGGGGGTGCGGCCGCGTTGGGCCTGGGCTCAGCCTGCGGTGCGCCTGCCCTGCAGCTCAACGAGCAGGCTGCCACCGGTCAGCCGCGAGCAGGCGGGGTGATGCGGATCGCCCGGCCCGCCGCCAGCGCGGCCGAGACCCTGGATCCGGCGAGTTCGCTGTCGGCCTATGAGTACCTCGGGGCGATCTACAACCGGCTGGTCCGGCTGGATCGCAACGGGGAGACCATCCCCGATCTGGCCCTGGAGTGGTCACCGAACTCCGATGCGACAGTCTGGACCTTCCTGCTTCGTGCCGGCGTCCGGTTCCACGACGGGCGCCCACTCACCGCCGAGGATGTGCGCTACAGCGTGCTGCACATCCTCGACCCCGACACCGCCTCACCCCAGGCCGGCCCGCTGTCGATCATCGACGAGATCGTGGCAGTGGACGACACCACGGTGCGATTCGTCCTCGGCACACCCAACGCGGAGTTCCCCTCCCTCCTCACCGCCTACCAGTGCTACATCGTCCCGGCCGATTCGGCCGCCACAATCGGTTCCACCGGCATCGGCACCGGACCGTTCGCCCTGACCTCCTTCGCCGCCGCAGGTGCCGGCTCCGTGATCGCCAACCCCGACTACTTCGACGGCGCACCGGCCCTGAACGGGATCGACTTCTACTCCATCCAGGACACCTCGGCCCGGGTCAACGCGCTGCTGGCCCGGCAGGTCGACCTGCTGTCGCAGACGAACCTGGACAATCCGACCGCACGAGTGGTCGCCAGCTCCAACGGTACGACCGTCGCCTCGGTGCCGAATGCGCAGTGGTACACGATCCCCATGTTGGCGACGTCGGCGGAGTTCGCCGACCCCGATGTCCGGATGGCGATGAAACTCGCCTACGACCCGACCGCGATCCTCGGCACGGCTCTGCAGGGAACGGGCACGGCGGGTTGGGACAATCCCGTACCACCCGAACTCGCTGCCTGGGCAGACGTACCGCGGGCCCATGACCCGGAACAGGCGAGATCCCTGCTGCAGAAGGCCGGTCGGGCCGACCTCAGCCTGCCGATCTACACCTCGGCCTACGAACCGAATCTGACCGCGATCGCCACCGCCTATGCCGAACAGGTATCCGCCGCCGGGATCAACCTGCAGATCACGAATGTGGCGGCCGACTCCTACTACACCGAGGTGTGGATGGTTCAGTCGCTGATGGTCAGCTACTGGTTCACCGGTCGTCCGATCGATCAACTGCTGAACCAGATCTTCCGCAGCGGATCGAGCTACAACGAATCCGCCTGGTCGAACGAGCGCTTCGACCAGTTGCTCGACTCCGCCAGGGCGGACCTGAACGAGGAGAGCCGGCGGAGCAAGTACGCCGACGCACAGCGGTTGATCGTCGAGGACAGCCCGGAACTGACACCGGTGTTCGGTGACCGCCTGGTCGGACTGTCCGAGGAGGTCGTCAACTACGACGAGTACGGCTTCGAGATGGACTACCTACGACTGGGTTTGAGGGAGGCCTGAGATGATCAAGATGATCGCCTATCGACTCGCGTCGGGTGTGATCACCCTGTTCCTGGCGGCATTCTTCGTCTTCTTCGCCGTGCAGGC comes from Naumannella halotolerans and encodes:
- a CDS encoding ABC transporter substrate-binding protein; the encoded protein is MVPTISRRQALTGLLGGAAALGLGSACGAPALQLNEQAATGQPRAGGVMRIARPAASAAETLDPASSLSAYEYLGAIYNRLVRLDRNGETIPDLALEWSPNSDATVWTFLLRAGVRFHDGRPLTAEDVRYSVLHILDPDTASPQAGPLSIIDEIVAVDDTTVRFVLGTPNAEFPSLLTAYQCYIVPADSAATIGSTGIGTGPFALTSFAAAGAGSVIANPDYFDGAPALNGIDFYSIQDTSARVNALLARQVDLLSQTNLDNPTARVVASSNGTTVASVPNAQWYTIPMLATSAEFADPDVRMAMKLAYDPTAILGTALQGTGTAGWDNPVPPELAAWADVPRAHDPEQARSLLQKAGRADLSLPIYTSAYEPNLTAIATAYAEQVSAAGINLQITNVAADSYYTEVWMVQSLMVSYWFTGRPIDQLLNQIFRSGSSYNESAWSNERFDQLLDSARADLNEESRRSKYADAQRLIVEDSPELTPVFGDRLVGLSEEVVNYDEYGFEMDYLRLGLREA
- a CDS encoding sulfate/molybdate ABC transporter ATP-binding protein; its protein translation is MSGGTRDTPIGLQVELESDERDVRVGLEVAAGERVALLGPNGSGKSTVLNTIAGLIRPDRGRASLGEKVLFDLGGTAHDRQASRRVWRPPYARGTSLLAQEALLFPHLSVIDNVGFGPRSTGAGRSEARATARQWLDRVGAAELADRRPDQVSGGQAQRVAIARALAAQPDLLLLDEPLAALDVAVAVEVRQLLSRVLATQTTVLVTHEVLDALLLADRVVVLEQGRVVESGTTAEVLTRPRSRFGAQFAGLNFATGVFDDGALRTAEGVRLWGTGSPVPAQSQRAVAVFRPSAVIVSASVPTDSSPRNAHPATITELEPMGDLLRVHTDRFAADLTAAAVAELGLRPGSEVILSVKASEVAIYSA